The window AAATAAAATAGTTCGCTCCTGATTTGTATTTGTATTCTAGGATTGCTAAGAAACTCGCAGCTTAGTTGTTTGTGTTGTCTTGCTTCTCCTATGCATTTCAACCATTAAGTCTTACAATTATATATTTTTTGTTCATGTAAAGAAGCACCAACTACTGAATATGAGAAGATTAGGGCTAAAAATATGATGAGGAACAACCGCATATTCCAATCACTTGGCATCGCTGCATTAGGTATGATGGTTAGGAACTCAAATCAAATGCAGCAAGGTAGTGCCATCACCGGTGGGGACTCATCTTCTGCCATAACACAACAAGGCTCAAGCTCTATGTACAGTCCTGACGATGAGGTCATTGAGGAGGATGAAGTTGATGATATTATAGTGGAGAAGGAAGATAAGGTGCTAATTCTACCTTTGTTTTTGAGGGATGGGGGCTATATGTATGCTATATGTGCTTGAGTGCTTTTACTAATTTTTGAAAAACATTTTTTGCATGAGATCTAATAGTTGTCTCGTTTTTATTATAATGCTTTAAAGGTTTCTAAGAAGGCAAGGAAGTCGATCAATAAAAATACAAAGAAGAGTTCTGATAAACCTTCTGAGATGGCTCCAGGAAAAACAGGGTGATTGCTCTAGCCTCGGGAGGCTCAAAGAGGGTGCTACCTGGTTTGAACTCGGATGAACATGAATCTGCTCGAGTCACTAGGCAGAAAACAAAGTTGTCTCTAACCAACCATGAAGAAAGTCTTGTGCAAATGGATGTAGGAAGCCCAACAAATGTGGATGAAGGAAGCCTCCATGTGCACATGGATGTAAGAAGCTCGATGCACGAAGATGAAAGAAGCATGATGCATGGGGGTGAAGTAAGTCTGATGCAGATGGGTGAAACAAGCCATGTCCCATCTACTCTGTGCACAAATCAGCCAATTGAAGTTCCTAAGTTCTCTAACCAATAGCTTGGCCAACAACGGCAAATGGACGTTGAAGGCAAGAAATATTAACACATGATCAGTTATGAAATCATGAAATGCAAACTTGATTTATGTTAACTGTATGAACGTCTTCTTTTTCAGCTACACCTATTGTGGATAAGTGCAGGAATGGGAAAGGGCTCGAAAGACTCACTAAAGAGTTAGGCTCTAAGATTATCATCCAAGTGGCCGAGGGGAAGAAACACCCGGACAAACCAGCACAGGCTGCAAAGCTTGCATCCCAGGGTGGGGTTGCTGCGAGGAAGCATCTACCACTCCTTCCCCACTTCAAGGAGTACAAGGCCAATGGGAATCATATTGACAATTTCATTGGCAAAGTTGTTGTAAGTTTATTCTTTCTCAGCCAAATGTGATTATTTCTGTTCACTTGTTATATCATTCTAAATTGTGCCCTTGCATTATATGTTATCTACTCAGATCAATTTTGATATGGAAACCCGTTCCGATGCCGTGAAGTATGCATGCACTGACATCCTCAAGACCGCATTGAAGAATAGGCGCCACCATCTGAAGAAGAAGCATTTTGACAATGTACCGGCCAATCTAGTGAGTGTCAAATCTCCTGATAAGAATGTGACAGATGCGGAGTGGCAAAGGCTGGTCAAGATGTGGTCTACCCCAAGGCACAAGGTATTCATACTTTAGTTCTATGTGAAGGAGTTCATTGTGTCTATGTTTACCATTGTGCTTGTTTTATCTTGCCATGTTCATACGATAGCTATTTAGCTGGTATAATAATGATGATGTGCTTGTTTACCATTATGTCTATTGTGCTTGTTTTATCTTGCCATCGTTGTGCTGCTTGGAGAGATGATAATAACATTGTTTTCATGCTATTATGGCTACATACACTTTTGAAATACAACTTGGATTGCAATCTGTAGGAGCCTTTATGGTTGCTCCATTAATTCTCATGTTTCTTTTTCCATGGTAGGAAACCTGTCAGTCAAACAAGGATAACAGTTCCAAAGTTAAGTTCCATCAGAAAACTAGTTCTCGCCCCTACATTTCCCATGTGCATGCTTTGGTAAGGATCTCTCATGTTATCATTTGCTAATATAGTCATTCTTTCAATTGTTTCTTATTGTTCCATTGTGTCGTGAACAATTTCAGAAAGAGGCTCGTAAGTGTGAAGAGTTGACTGCATTTGATCTATTCAAGGAGTGCCACAATGGCAAGAAGACTGGTTTCTCTGAGCCAGTTAAGAAGGTGATAGTAAGTTTCTAGtatactttttcatgttgatgaggCTTGTTTACCTCATCCTTGTTACACTTGATTACATTATATGACTTCTGCTTGACGGATTTGATAGAGATGGTTTTTTCAAAGTAGTACCATATATGATTCATGTTTTGTTATAGTTTGTTTGTACCAGTCCTCTGTTTCATTGCATTGCATATTCATTTTGGTACTGGAAATGCGACAATATTTAGGCAATTTTAGTTCTTGTTGCAGTCCAGCGGGTATAGCTTGTTGTTGGACACTATTAATTAAGAGAGAGCGTTGTATGCTCTTTGATTATTTGTCTAGTGATTGCCTGAAGCATCTATCTTCCCATATTTCGGAGTGGAGAAACTCTATCATTTCATATACGATCTGAATGAAATGTTTAGGACTTGTGGAAGTGGATTTCTCTGATAGTGTATACTGTACTAAAAAAACAACATATGCGCTCCTGAAATGTACTACATTCTTATCTGTTCCATGTTCCCATTTAAGCTAAACAGAGATGCACATAGTTGCCTAATTTAAATTTCAACAATGGTTTTTTGTGTATGCTTACATGTTTAATAAACCTGGTGCCATGCTTCTTTCATGTAGCTGATAGTAACTTGCAAAAAAAGTGATTCCCAAGGATGATTAATTCTTCTTGCCTGCTTCAAAGTTTTCAAATAACTAGTTAATTAGTAGCATGGAGACTGGATTATTATTTAGTCAACATTCTTGAGTAGTTTGCTTATAAAGTTTCCTAGTTATTCAGAACCAACTACAATGACATGTGTGTGCATCTTTCTTTAAATGTCAGGCTGACATGGAAAAAGCTATGGAACAAGGGGTACCAAAgaatgttgttgctgttgttgctgacaTTCTCACTAAAGAATGTCCCTCCAGCACATTCTTTCAAAATGTTGGCCTTGAGTCGAGCTCCAAGAAGAAGTTCAACAGATCTGCAGCTGCTTTGGATGCTCATGTACAAGAACTAGAGTACAAGCTTGAGAAGGAGAGGCGAGTCGCTGAGTTGATGCGAGAGGAGCTTGTTGAGGTCAAGAAGAAATTAGAGGAGACCGAAGCTGAACGCGCCGCAGAGTATCAGTTGTTACTGCAAAGAGTTGAGGCCATCGATGCTAGATTTGCGCGTCTTATGGATCTGTTCATAGGTAAAATAGTTTAGTATGGCGTGGTTGATGTTGGCTTTGGGACTTTTGATGTTGAGTTGTTTCGACTTGGGGTTGATGAGTTTCTTTGACTGGACATGTGAACGACAATATGGACTAGAGATTGGCTGTGGTTTGATGAGGTTGTGTTTTGGTTGGTGCATCTTAATCTTATGAACATGGTGTACTGATACTAAGCTACTGGCTATGTTATTTTGGttggtgcatcttatgaacttgtgGTGTAATGATACTGTTGGGCCTAAGTTAATGAGATCTTGGAGAATTGTATTGGGGGACTGCCAAACTGTGCAATGATTTTTTTGAgctactgttggttattggctggactgAAAATACTAAATTGTATGAGTGGGCTGGCTCGTCTCAAGGCCCAATATAGATTTTTTGATAGAAAAAAGATTCATATATTTTTGTTGGTTAGAGAGAAGGGCTGGTCCAATTAATGATAGATTGAATAAATGGACTGCACATTGCCTGAGCCCAAGAACTAACATTAAAAGCCCGTGGCCCAAAAGTAAATGTAAAAATGC is drawn from Triticum dicoccoides isolate Atlit2015 ecotype Zavitan chromosome 4A, WEW_v2.0, whole genome shotgun sequence and contains these coding sequences:
- the LOC119285677 gene encoding uncharacterized protein LOC119285677 isoform X1, translating into MDVEATPIVDKCRNGKGLERLTKELGSKIIIQVAEGKKHPDKPAQAAKLASQGGVAARKHLPLLPHFKEYKANGNHIDNFIGKVVINFDMETRSDAVKYACTDILKTALKNRRHHLKKKHFDNVPANLVSVKSPDKNVTDAEWQRLVKMWSTPRHKETCQSNKDNSSKVKFHQKTSSRPYISHVHALKEARKCEELTAFDLFKECHNGKKTGFSEPVKKVIADMEKAMEQGVPKNVVAVVADILTKECPSSTFFQNVGLESSSKKKFNRSAAALDAHVQELEYKLEKERRVAELMREELVEVKKKLEETEAERAAEYQLLLQRVEAIDARFARLMDLFIGKIV
- the LOC119285677 gene encoding uncharacterized protein LOC119285677 isoform X2 — protein: MDVEATPIVDKCRNGKGLERLTKELGSKIIIQVAEGKKHPDKPAQAAKLASQGGVAARKHLPLLPHFKEYKANGNHIDNFIGKVVINFDMETRSDAVKYACTDILKTALKNRRHHLKKKHFDNVPANLVSVKSPDKNVTDAEWQRLVKMWSTPRHKETCQSNKDNSSKVKFHQKTSSRPYISHVHALKEARKCEELTAFDLFKECHNGKKTGFSEPVKKADMEKAMEQGVPKNVVAVVADILTKECPSSTFFQNVGLESSSKKKFNRSAAALDAHVQELEYKLEKERRVAELMREELVEVKKKLEETEAERAAEYQLLLQRVEAIDARFARLMDLFIGKIV